gcggaatcctttgctttttcgcatgaatcgaatcacctgggctagaggtagattcgatttggtcaatttcatcattaatcaaatcgaactgattgctcagttcgataggagaagaaataatgtcaacgttagatttagaaggaacatctgaagtctccagcttccttctattttttccgcgcttgggcaggacggtcttgaaaccctgtttctttgaaggaagtggagaattcagagacgccctcttcctcttgtttttattgatgctcattgctgagcgtggagacgtgaccttctaagaggttttttcccagaacggtgtccctgcaggattaccaccgcttgtcggaattttacttccgcaaacgggtccaacgtaaaacgaaggcacgggtccttgcaaagatcgtaacgggatcagtgggtacaaatagcgctaagaagcaccgttgaaattcaaatagcttcgggtagtattaaaacttccttccgcaaagagagaaagaaccgcacagcacgaaagcacgatgcggtctggatAATTTCGCTCATATTTGGCTTCTCACTGCCAAGCGGGAAACTGAATTCAATTGTGTTTTGTATTTCACACATCGCAACGGTAAAAACGATCGACAGGCTTGCAAGAACAATGCACTGCTAAAAACAGACAGCTACCGCGTGGTTAGCAAAGAACAAAAAAACTAGTTGCTCTGTCGAGAGctgaaatcaaattgaatttggaatcatatgtaaattatgccaaatggcatcaATGCCAAACGGCGACATCGCATacacattatgccaaacggccttcaATTTAACACCAcatacaaattatgccaaatagccattatgccaaacggggtatcGCCACTCTAGTATTAGATGTGACCTCTAGCGTTAGAGAACCCCAGTTCACTGCACACGCATTAAATTCACCTGCCACAACTGCCGGTGTTAAACAAGTTTTACCGCTAGGGCATCTAATACCTCTattaattttttgattttgtttttatttttttgttacagTACCAAAATCGAGAATATTTTGCACAATTTGTAACGGAAGACATAAGCAATTATGTTACAAGGAAACGAGCAAACCACGTTCATGGAAATCATATCGAGATTCAAGCAATGTCGGAGATGTACAACCGCTCTGTGGAATTGTACTGCTATCAGCTAGGTATGTCgaaaaaagaatattttaattcaaaatgatGTAACATAGTAACATTATTACATTCGCAGAACCCATCAACATCTTCAATTCCGAACAATTGAACAATGGGAACGAACCGCTACGGTTGTCCTATCAGCGGTGTTCGCACTACAATGCAATATTAGATCCATACAAGGCGTCAGTTGGCGTTGGATTGGGGCTAGCCGGTTACAGGCCTGACGAACTGGATATCAAGCAAATGTCAGATGCAGTCCGAATGAGCGAAGAGTTGGAGATCGAACAAACAATGTTTGAGGATAAACTGAAAACCACTGACTGGGAAGCCACGAACGAAGCAATTGAAGAGCAGATAGCCAGAGAATCGTACTTGCAATGGTGCCGTGACAGTATGCGCAAGAACTCCGGCAAAAATAGCAAGAGCACCAGTACCGTAACGTCCAGCGATCTGGGTGGTGGCGGTTGTTGTAGTACTTCGGTGAGTCCGGATAAACCGCCGAAGCAAAGTCCAGAGGGTGCTTCGTCGTACTCAGACTCGTTGATTTGTGAGTTTCGTAAATCGTCCTCTCCATCGCCATCGAATCATTCTTTCAACCAAGGAAGCTGTTCATCAAGTTCTAAAAATAGCTCCTTCGAGATGGATTGTTCCCTCCCGGAGAGCTCTTGTTCGGTTCAATATTATTTCAATGGCAGTAATAGACGAAAGAAACGTAATTTGAATTCTCCGTAAGTATACCTACTAATGCATTGACGGTTCATTTCAGCTACCTAATATAGAAAAGGAGCACCGCTATATCTCAAGTATTTCAGATGGTGCTCTAATGAGGGAAAAGTAGGGGGGATTGGGGGTAATCTGTGGTTGCATAAGTTGGCGCATTTGATGTGTATTTTATATGCGGTATTAAGCCAAAATGTTTGAGGAAATGTATCTCTGTCAATCCTTCTTCCGGCAAATTAGTGCGAAAAGCTCGAGTGAGCTCAGATTGACATGAAATGCATGTCAAAGACGTATAATTCGACAACTTTTCTTTTGCTGATTACATTGTTTGAAGCATTTCTTTATACAGACTGGACAACTATGGGATGTATGTACTAATACAAATAGTCTTATGTAAAGGTTGgaatcaaatttaaaataaaaagtaacaAGAAGCAATCTGAAATGGGAGCCTAATGTTATCATTATTACCGTGGGCAGAATTgtcattaaataaaaaaaaaaagttttttttttcggttgcactaatttgggcatttttttcggttttctAACTTTGCGTTGGATgattaggggaaagtggggtaaGATGGCCATATGGGGCAAGACAGCCAACGTTAATTATGCCTTAAGTTagcattatattcacattattattacaaGGGATGGTTCACAATAATGTAAAAGGGCTATACAACtgaaaaatgcactttgataaactcacttgttcttgtaatattgatttgaagatggtttagttgaaattcgaattttcttataattttctagttccataatttaacaattgaagcctgaattaatcatttttcaggACAAATTGTTATTTACCGAAGCTTTTATATAACTATAGCctatatacaataataatttgaggagaTTCACAGTAATTAGGTTCGATAAGATAAAAATCTTTGGATATACGTCGGCCTGGGGCGGTATTGCCAACTATATAGGAACAAGGTCATCTCCATGATTAAGAGTCGCCTAACcattaaatgcatttaaaaaatgatctAAATAGTTTCTGCATGaatcagagatgatttaaaacaaagaatatgGTTTTAACAGTAAAATTTAGTTTTAGGCAAATTCATTGTCATCATTGTCAAGAAATCAACATGGAATACGCAATTTTTTAACGAAGCatcatttgaaaataatccacagaagtgcaagaaatgtgtcccctattctaaataaatttagcaCACTTTTGATATAGTTTTTGGTCCATGCTCGTCTTGCCCCGACATGGTGGTCATATTGCCCCATATGGTTAATATAGgcatcataaaaacaccttttttAAAACCAGTTTATAAGATACTGAAACGTTATTAATCAGTGTTTATTGATACTTATGTCAAAGACGGGTCATCATAAAAGTGTTTTATggacaaataaaaataatttgaaggaGTGTCATTATTTTACAAGGGATACCGCTTAGGATggccatcttgccccactttcccctaagTTGTTTCATACACGGTAATGTAATTCAGTACGAAACTCTGACCGTCATACatagggttctttctaaaattacgtaacgctaaatttggtgaccccaccctcccccacgtaatactttttgtatggaaggtttaatatttttgtatggaccgtaacgctcggcttgaccccctccctcccccttcagcgttacgtaatttgtgaaagaacttATATCGGATTTGTTTTGTACTTAAGAAAATGTACACAATATTGAAGCAAGTCaaagtgtaaacaaattgatGAATTAAAACAGAGTGCCATCGTGAATATTGAACTATATATATTTTAACTATAATCATGATATGTATGTCTCTTCAGAGTGGATAAACCCAACACAGAATTGCTACCAAAAAAGCCTAAACTAGTAACCAGCCCTTCGATTGAACAAGCAGGTGATAGTGGTGCAAGCACATCTGGAACAGCGAAAAACGAAAATCGGCCGCCGGCAGAACCGGTTTCTGAGTTCTACCAATCTTTATTGGAGTCATCGTACACCGATGATGGTAGTGAGTGCATCTCAAAATTTCAAACCGGCTAGCAGGATAACACAATTAATCACAATAACTCTTCTTACAGGTTTCGCTCAGCTAACCGAGCGGGAAATGATTCAGAAGGCCCTAGCCGAATCAGCAATGGACTTTGTGAAAAAGAGCGACCGAACAAAGGGCACTCAAGAAGACAAATATGGTACAACCGATGAGGAGTACGATTCGCCTTCACCATAAATAAGGAGCCACTGTGGAATGTTGTAAAAACTATACTTTAGAAAtgcgattttttctattttcggaAATAGGTCACAATCCTCCGTGCGTTGGCAATAAAAATTGATGCGGAAATGTTTTGCCCATGATATAAGAGTAGGAACGTAAAATACAGTTTAGCTTACCGATGAAGAGAGTACAGAGGATAGAAGTAAGAGAAGTTTTCTTTTATTCGTATTTTCCTGCATTACCTTCAAGTACATTCAGCTAATGATCTTTATTTTTCGCAATCAAACTAATGTTTATTGTACGGTAATTGATAAAAcaccattttttattttgttcacGATTACCTTCTCTAATTTAATGGTTAATTTACTAAGCAAATTAATTATATGCAATTAATACACATAAAAATACACATATAATATAAATACATACACTGCAGTGTAGACGCTTTATTTATGGCGTGATaactttgaatttgaaaaataaatatatgtcCAAACCGTAGTAAAAGAGATCACTTTTCTGTTGTTTTCTTCTGTaggtggtaacctcaccacccgtcgatcgcaagccaTGACAGTACTCTAACG
The nucleotide sequence above comes from Armigeres subalbatus isolate Guangzhou_Male chromosome 3, GZ_Asu_2, whole genome shotgun sequence. Encoded proteins:
- the LOC134227144 gene encoding OTU domain-containing protein 5-B, with the translated sequence MTIKPVVNQKSSEDGQEGSTSQNLVQNGTVVSRNPHRNVVLNQLSTSESQPLPREKRVHTPHNFDSENVRHRRSPHKNLGRTKRDHHHKRENRERDKNPSPSYQAVLPAVSNKKQVAPPCSSPLSNAGGRSPMSTIPSSSNLNGVAAGSNSSNAINLKATVEEALSGYNSGDEHVGQKDAQLSPDEWKKRDDAFGKIMSERGFVIKDMIEDGACLFRAISMQIFGDQDMHEMIRQQTMDYIYQNREYFAQFVTEDISNYVTRKRANHVHGNHIEIQAMSEMYNRSVELYCYQLEPINIFNSEQLNNGNEPLRLSYQRCSHYNAILDPYKASVGVGLGLAGYRPDELDIKQMSDAVRMSEELEIEQTMFEDKLKTTDWEATNEAIEEQIARESYLQWCRDSMRKNSGKNSKSTSTVTSSDLGGGGCCSTSVSPDKPPKQSPEGASSYSDSLICEFRKSSSPSPSNHSFNQGSCSSSSKNSSFEMDCSLPESSCSVQYYFNGSNRRKKRNLNSPVDKPNTELLPKKPKLVTSPSIEQAGDSGASTSGTAKNENRPPAEPVSEFYQSLLESSYTDDGSFAQLTEREMIQKALAESAMDFVKKSDRTKGTQEDKYGTTDEEYDSPSP